In Coleofasciculus sp. FACHB-1120, one genomic interval encodes:
- a CDS encoding FAD-dependent oxidoreductase, with product MKRSLLSLTLGLTLLEAFTPLAFAAPPRNPDQTVQCEILVVGGGLSGAATAYEGLLAGRTVCLTEITDWVGGQISAQGTSALDERPTQRQKLLYSRGYLDLRQRINRKYGELNPGDCWVSESCFLPRDAHKLLYDQLQDAAKKGRGKLKWFPSTVIKELNIDQAGNLIQGAIAIQHRPAKGASPLNTLPLSQTIEDSYRYENSAQFDKTIVRFVPQPAKKPAPAAPNWYVVDASETGELIALADVPYRLGIDPRSYLEPSSSSETGDRYCTQGFTYTFAMEATQQPQTHTPPPFYSQYEPYYSYELKRLADFGLVFTYRRIWSPKAGETTKFGGLSYTGPTPGDISMQNWTWGNDYRPGNAEDNLVYTRDQLQAAGQLQPGEWMGGLRTETLRKGEENALGYFHWLVAGTTDSQLGPGVKQAKPNNRYLSGLDSPMGTVHGLSKYPYMREGRRIIGRPTLAYPQGFSIWEIDISRRNYKDDYYRQTLSPDTYRRLQASLAGLEVASVLSGTKPPEQVMRRTRSTIYPDAVGIGHYAIDFHPCMTQSPAEAPGNTEREGERRGAGQAYPFQIPLRAMIPQKINNMLVAGKSIATSHIAAAAYRVHSFEWSAGAAAGTTAAFALENGVAPYQLVDELPRAEPQLEALKRRLDKNNNPTVFPDTSIFNQNWEDWK from the coding sequence ATGAAGCGATCGCTCCTTAGCCTGACTCTAGGCTTAACATTGCTGGAAGCATTCACTCCACTTGCTTTTGCAGCACCCCCTAGAAACCCCGATCAAACAGTCCAGTGTGAAATTTTGGTCGTTGGAGGTGGACTCTCTGGTGCCGCGACTGCCTACGAAGGCTTATTGGCGGGACGAACCGTTTGCCTCACCGAAATTACCGACTGGGTGGGAGGACAAATTTCCGCACAGGGAACTTCCGCACTAGATGAACGCCCCACCCAACGGCAAAAGCTGTTATACTCTCGCGGCTACCTGGACTTGCGACAGCGAATCAATCGCAAATATGGAGAACTCAACCCTGGCGATTGTTGGGTTAGTGAATCCTGCTTTCTTCCCCGCGATGCTCACAAACTGCTGTATGACCAATTGCAAGATGCCGCCAAAAAAGGCAGAGGCAAGCTGAAATGGTTTCCCTCGACAGTAATCAAAGAACTGAACATCGACCAAGCGGGGAATTTGATTCAAGGTGCGATCGCTATCCAGCATCGCCCAGCCAAAGGCGCATCCCCTCTCAACACCTTGCCCCTATCCCAAACGATTGAGGATTCTTATCGCTACGAGAACTCGGCTCAGTTTGACAAAACCATTGTGCGTTTTGTACCCCAGCCAGCGAAAAAGCCAGCACCCGCAGCCCCAAATTGGTACGTTGTTGACGCATCAGAAACCGGCGAACTGATTGCCCTGGCTGACGTTCCCTACCGGCTAGGTATCGACCCCCGTTCTTACCTCGAACCTTCTTCTTCGAGTGAAACGGGCGATCGCTATTGCACCCAAGGCTTTACCTACACCTTTGCAATGGAGGCAACCCAACAACCACAAACCCATACCCCGCCACCCTTCTATTCTCAATATGAACCCTACTACAGCTATGAATTAAAGCGACTGGCGGACTTTGGGCTAGTCTTCACCTACCGACGCATTTGGAGTCCTAAAGCTGGAGAAACAACCAAATTCGGGGGCCTCTCCTATACGGGACCCACTCCCGGCGACATCTCCATGCAGAACTGGACTTGGGGCAACGACTACCGCCCCGGAAACGCCGAAGATAACTTAGTTTACACTCGCGACCAGTTGCAAGCCGCTGGACAGCTACAGCCTGGAGAATGGATGGGAGGATTGCGAACCGAAACCCTCCGCAAAGGCGAGGAAAACGCGCTGGGATATTTTCACTGGCTGGTTGCTGGAACCACCGACTCTCAACTTGGCCCAGGAGTTAAGCAGGCGAAACCCAATAACCGTTACCTGAGTGGGTTAGATTCCCCAATGGGAACGGTGCATGGGTTATCTAAGTATCCTTATATGCGGGAAGGACGGCGAATTATTGGACGCCCCACCTTGGCTTATCCTCAAGGTTTTAGCATTTGGGAAATTGATATTTCTCGCCGTAACTACAAAGACGACTACTACCGTCAAACATTGTCACCAGATACCTATCGGAGACTACAGGCATCGCTTGCAGGACTGGAAGTAGCGTCTGTACTGAGCGGCACCAAGCCGCCGGAACAAGTCATGCGGCGCACTCGTTCCACCATCTATCCCGACGCTGTAGGCATTGGTCACTATGCCATCGACTTCCATCCTTGCATGACCCAAAGCCCCGCAGAAGCTCCAGGAAACACCGAACGGGAAGGTGAACGACGGGGTGCAGGTCAAGCTTATCCGTTCCAAATCCCTCTCAGAGCGATGATTCCCCAAAAAATCAACAATATGCTCGTGGCAGGGAAAAGTATTGCTACCAGTCACATTGCCGCCGCCGCCTACCGAGTGCATTCCTTTGAATGGTCGGCGGGGGCTGCTGCTGGAACGACAGCCGCTTTTGCCTTAGAAAATGGAGTCGCGCCTTATCAGCTAGTGGATGAACTGCCACGCGCCGAACCACAACTAGAAGCGCTGAAACGTCGATTGGATAAGAATAACAATCCGACTGTCTTTCCAGACACCTCAATTTTCAACCAGAATTGGGAAGATTGGAAGTGA
- a CDS encoding acetylornithine/succinylornithine family transaminase: MSLETLVENPAIPAESGVSVPYDPEGFDASVMSTYGRYPLALERGAGCRLWDSEGREYLDFVAGIATCTLGHAHPALVETVTRQIQTLHHVSNLYYIPVQGELAKWLIEHSCADRAFFCNSGAEANEGAIKLARKYAHTVKGIEKPIILTAHASFHGRTLATITATGQPKYQKNFAPLMPGFYYVPYNDIGAIKNAIATLDEGDQGVTAIMLEALQGEGGVRPGDVKYFQELRKICDDNDILLILDEVQVGMGRSGKFWGYENLGIEPDIFTSAKGLGGGIPIGATLCKKHCDVFQPGDHASTYGGNPFACAAALTVCQTLERDNILQNVQDRGEQLRAGLSAIASKYPDQISEVRGWGLINGMELKAEIELTSADVVKAAISDGLLLVPAGPKVIRFVPPLIVSAEEVDQALQAVERAMATVTA, translated from the coding sequence GTGAGTCTAGAAACTCTGGTTGAAAATCCCGCAATTCCGGCAGAGTCAGGCGTGTCTGTCCCGTATGACCCAGAAGGCTTTGACGCCTCGGTGATGAGTACCTACGGGCGCTATCCCCTAGCTTTAGAACGGGGTGCGGGTTGCCGCCTGTGGGATAGCGAGGGGCGCGAATATCTGGACTTTGTTGCCGGAATTGCCACTTGTACCCTCGGACACGCCCACCCAGCTTTGGTGGAAACGGTAACTCGCCAAATCCAGACGCTGCACCATGTCTCTAACTTGTATTACATCCCGGTGCAAGGGGAATTGGCAAAATGGTTGATCGAGCATTCCTGCGCGGATCGGGCGTTTTTCTGCAATTCCGGTGCTGAGGCAAACGAAGGGGCAATCAAACTGGCTCGGAAATACGCCCACACGGTCAAAGGGATCGAAAAGCCGATTATTTTGACTGCTCACGCCAGCTTCCACGGGCGCACGTTGGCGACGATTACCGCCACAGGCCAACCGAAGTACCAGAAAAATTTTGCCCCGTTGATGCCAGGTTTCTATTATGTGCCTTACAACGATATTGGGGCGATCAAGAATGCGATCGCTACCCTCGACGAAGGCGATCAAGGCGTCACCGCAATTATGCTGGAAGCCTTGCAGGGAGAAGGCGGTGTGCGTCCCGGCGATGTCAAATACTTCCAAGAATTGCGGAAAATCTGCGATGACAACGACATCTTGCTAATTTTAGATGAAGTGCAAGTTGGCATGGGTCGCAGCGGCAAGTTCTGGGGATACGAGAATTTGGGAATTGAGCCGGATATCTTCACTTCTGCCAAGGGATTAGGCGGCGGCATTCCCATCGGTGCAACCTTGTGCAAGAAACATTGCGATGTTTTTCAGCCGGGAGATCATGCCAGCACCTATGGTGGCAATCCCTTTGCCTGTGCGGCTGCGTTAACCGTCTGTCAGACGCTAGAACGGGATAATATTCTGCAAAATGTACAAGATCGGGGCGAACAATTACGAGCAGGATTGAGCGCGATCGCATCTAAATATCCCGACCAAATTAGCGAAGTGCGCGGCTGGGGTTTAATCAACGGGATGGAGTTGAAGGCAGAGATTGAATTAACTTCAGCAGATGTCGTGAAAGCTGCGATCTCTGACGGCTTATTGCTGGTGCCAGCAGGCCCGAAAGTGATTCGATTTGTGCCGCCGCTGATTGTCTCTGCCGAAGAGGTAGACCAAGCGTTGCAAGCCGTTGAACGGGCAATGGCAACCGTCACCGCGTAG
- a CDS encoding DUF4142 domain-containing protein, producing MMKRTTATAALVAVGLFTSLGFSAVAQTTRPVTPSTRPATPSNRQATPSRNSQLTALDRQFIMDAAHGGMAEVQLGQLALEKSTDPNVKQFAQQMIQEHTRANQELMQLAAQKGVTPPTTPGPKYEAAMMRLQQLSGKSFDQAYMMEGGLNGHLESAAVYQRQVGLGQDSDLKAFAGRVLPRVQGHLQMAASMTGARVAETDNAMPGMPGMSGMQMNQGTQMNRGMQMNQGTQTTPGTQMNRGMQTTPGTQTTPGTQTTPMQMNRGTQMNQ from the coding sequence ATGATGAAACGAACAACAGCAACTGCTGCCCTTGTAGCAGTTGGATTATTTACGTCTCTGGGCTTCTCAGCCGTAGCTCAGACCACCCGCCCCGTAACGCCATCAACTCGACCGGCAACGCCATCAAACCGACAGGCAACGCCGTCACGCAACAGCCAGTTGACTGCCCTAGATAGGCAGTTTATTATGGACGCCGCTCACGGGGGAATGGCAGAAGTACAACTTGGGCAACTGGCGTTAGAAAAGTCAACCGACCCGAATGTAAAGCAGTTCGCGCAGCAGATGATTCAGGAGCATACACGGGCGAACCAAGAGCTAATGCAGTTAGCGGCTCAGAAGGGAGTCACTCCTCCAACCACTCCGGGGCCAAAGTATGAAGCGGCAATGATGCGGCTTCAGCAGTTGTCTGGAAAGAGCTTCGACCAAGCTTATATGATGGAAGGCGGACTGAACGGTCACTTAGAAAGTGCCGCAGTGTACCAGCGTCAAGTTGGACTGGGACAAGATTCCGATCTGAAAGCGTTTGCTGGCAGAGTCTTGCCAAGGGTGCAGGGTCATTTACAAATGGCTGCGTCGATGACAGGTGCCAGGGTGGCTGAGACAGACAATGCGATGCCTGGAATGCCTGGAATGTCTGGGATGCAGATGAACCAGGGGACGCAGATGAACCGGGGGATGCAGATGAACCAGGGGACGCAGACAACCCCTGGGACGCAGATGAACCGGGGAATGCAGACAACTCCTGGGACACAGACAACTCCTGGGACACAGACGACCCCGATGCAGATGAATCGTGGGACGCAGATGAACCAGTAA
- the clpS gene encoding ATP-dependent Clp protease adapter ClpS yields the protein MTRRLSAAVGAIASGITLPTAAAPIQAPVQTPERSSQVVRKLYPNYKVIVLDDDFNTFEHVHECLVKYIPDMTSDLAWEHTYQIHFEGQAIVWVGPQEQAELYHEQLSRAGLTMAPLEAA from the coding sequence ATGACTAGGAGACTTTCAGCCGCTGTTGGCGCGATCGCCTCCGGTATCACTTTACCGACCGCCGCTGCACCGATTCAAGCTCCTGTTCAGACTCCTGAACGATCTAGTCAAGTTGTCCGCAAGTTATATCCTAATTACAAAGTGATCGTGTTGGACGACGATTTTAATACGTTTGAACACGTTCACGAGTGTTTGGTGAAATATATCCCTGACATGACGAGCGATCTCGCTTGGGAACACACCTATCAAATCCACTTTGAAGGTCAAGCGATTGTTTGGGTGGGTCCCCAAGAGCAAGCAGAACTTTACCACGAGCAACTAAGCCGCGCTGGGTTGACAATGGCTCCTCTAGAGGCGGCTTAA
- a CDS encoding Uma2 family endonuclease: MFKYNPLGCLPSSYDLPDSDDTPVDNELQDLIPGLLKAILAIVWANRWDWFFGVDMGVYYDPDKSAIVPDGFLSIGVERVFDEGLRLSYVLWEENCVPILAIEVVSHKRRGEYSSKKKFYAEMGVLYYVVYNPQRRRKAPLEVYRLVDEEYVLVSGEPVWLPEIGLGIGKERGTYQGITREWLYWYDEQGQRLLTPEERIVQAEQRSQQAEQRAQMLEERLRSLGVDPDLLP, encoded by the coding sequence ATGTTTAAGTACAACCCGCTAGGCTGCTTACCTTCTTCCTACGATCTGCCTGACTCTGACGATACCCCTGTGGATAATGAACTGCAAGATTTGATTCCCGGTTTGCTAAAAGCAATACTAGCAATTGTGTGGGCAAATCGCTGGGATTGGTTTTTTGGGGTTGATATGGGGGTTTATTACGACCCCGACAAATCGGCTATTGTACCGGATGGATTTCTCAGTATAGGAGTTGAGCGAGTTTTTGATGAAGGCTTGCGCTTAAGTTATGTGCTTTGGGAAGAGAATTGCGTACCTATTTTAGCGATTGAGGTAGTTTCCCACAAACGGCGAGGAGAATATAGCAGCAAGAAGAAATTTTATGCCGAAATGGGAGTGTTGTATTATGTTGTCTACAATCCTCAACGTCGTAGAAAAGCGCCGCTAGAAGTGTATCGCTTAGTTGATGAGGAATATGTATTAGTGTCTGGTGAGCCAGTTTGGTTGCCAGAAATTGGTTTAGGAATTGGCAAAGAACGCGGAACGTATCAGGGAATAACGCGGGAGTGGCTTTACTGGTACGATGAGCAAGGACAAAGATTGCTGACACCAGAAGAACGTATCGTGCAAGCAGAACAACGCAGTCAGCAAGCAGAACAACGCGCCCAAATGTTAGAAGAAAGGCTGCGATCGCTCGGTGTAGATCCAGATTTACTACCTTAA
- a CDS encoding AAA family ATPase, translating to MVSLPPNRATTLKAAFRACDVGSLVGADIERYYVDLSQVRNTEAIQSVNTRLDFLEAAEFCTILFTGHRGCGKSTELRRIQERLQSEYKVIYIEADAELDILDAEYTDLYLVIIKKVADELYKLGLKFNPQLLNNFESWFKEITQENEETVEKFVNLDTSAEVGGQIPFISKLLAKIQAQIKGSDKQKKTIRQTLQKDIGRLQADINLLLGNAFNQLRQKYPEYQKGFLIVFDNLDRVPPSVDNHLFFDYAAQLQGLHCTIIYTAPISVVYSEKNLSNTFDSPNIVPMVNIYEFKRDECDLEYNQTALEAVASLIDQRVEVDAVFESRQQLLELAKASGGHVRQLMQITARAFITAATRGHNKVTAADVTYAIKQEQFNFERIIPTQHYSALARICLTKDVTKDEIGRMMLFNISVFEYNGDNRWNYVNPVVKQINAFQEALAAAKANL from the coding sequence ATGGTTTCACTTCCTCCCAATCGTGCTACTACCCTTAAAGCTGCGTTTCGCGCCTGTGATGTTGGTTCGCTAGTTGGTGCAGATATTGAGCGATACTATGTTGACTTATCACAAGTTCGTAATACAGAGGCAATTCAAAGTGTTAACACTCGATTAGACTTTCTTGAAGCCGCAGAATTTTGTACCATTTTGTTTACCGGACATCGGGGTTGTGGTAAGAGTACCGAGCTAAGACGGATTCAGGAGCGATTGCAATCTGAATACAAAGTTATTTATATAGAAGCGGATGCAGAACTGGATATCCTTGATGCTGAATATACAGATTTATATTTAGTAATTATTAAAAAAGTTGCTGATGAACTATACAAATTAGGCTTGAAATTTAATCCTCAGCTCTTAAACAACTTTGAATCTTGGTTTAAAGAAATTACTCAAGAGAACGAAGAAACTGTTGAAAAGTTTGTAAATTTGGATACCAGTGCAGAAGTAGGCGGACAAATTCCTTTTATTTCTAAGCTGCTAGCTAAGATTCAAGCTCAAATTAAAGGTTCTGATAAGCAAAAGAAAACAATTCGCCAAACGCTACAAAAAGATATTGGTCGTTTACAAGCAGATATTAATCTATTATTAGGCAATGCTTTCAACCAGCTTAGGCAAAAGTACCCAGAATACCAAAAAGGATTTTTAATTGTTTTTGATAACTTGGATCGGGTTCCTCCCAGCGTAGATAATCATTTATTTTTTGATTATGCTGCCCAGTTACAAGGGCTACACTGTACGATTATTTATACTGCGCCAATTTCTGTAGTTTATTCCGAGAAAAATCTGAGTAATACCTTCGACTCTCCCAATATTGTACCGATGGTAAATATATATGAATTTAAGCGTGACGAGTGCGATTTAGAATACAATCAAACGGCACTAGAAGCGGTTGCTAGTTTGATAGATCAACGAGTAGAAGTTGATGCAGTATTTGAATCTCGTCAGCAATTGCTGGAGTTAGCCAAAGCTAGCGGCGGTCATGTACGCCAGCTAATGCAAATAACGGCAAGAGCATTTATAACAGCTGCGACTCGCGGTCATAATAAAGTGACTGCGGCTGATGTTACTTATGCAATTAAGCAAGAGCAATTTAACTTTGAGCGGATTATCCCTACCCAACATTATTCTGCTTTAGCGCGGATATGTTTGACTAAGGATGTTACTAAAGATGAAATTGGACGGATGATGCTGTTCAATATCTCGGTTTTTGAATATAACGGTGACAACCGCTGGAATTATGTTAACCCCGTGGTGAAGCAAATCAATGCCTTCCAAGAAGCTCTCGCAGCAGCAAAAGCAAATCTCTAA
- a CDS encoding sodium:proton antiporter: MRSLLIFVCPNQLNQMMRLLSLAKPPGWCFPQPFILANVNQTNQQPQANIAELVPILIILLLIATVVALVTQRLRVPYVTGLVLAGLPITELFSRRVGLDPILVLNLFLPILIFEAGINTDVRRLRSTFKPIALLAGPGAILSSAIIAVLLKFGLELDWIPALLIGVILANTDTVSMIAVFKEIPVPSRLSTIVEGETLFNDAAALVSFNLILAVYSTGSLTVLEGIQQLLFVAVGGSLVGLVLGYLSIPVFLRLHDPLSSLLLTVAVALGTFQIGQFLGVSGAVAVVVAGLIFGNVGLSRSTSASDRIALLSFWDYASFAVNTFIFLLIGVEINPVTFWRTLPAVLLAVLAYQIARVLTVYPLLAGVRWFDRPIPLRWQHVLFLGNIKGSLSMALALSLPTTLPGREQLIALVFGSVLISLVGQGVSLPWFVRRLQLSRFSDSRQQIEELQAQLIASKAAQDELDSLLKKGVLPKSVYEEMRAVYQVQVAGAEKALRNLYNRRPGQLVEGDRSKLDAIRRRLLLAEKGALNEAIRQRILSEEIVQGRIKTIDEQLMKLEDD; the protein is encoded by the coding sequence ATGCGATCGCTCCTCATTTTTGTTTGTCCTAATCAACTAAATCAGATGATGCGTCTTTTATCCTTAGCGAAACCTCCCGGCTGGTGCTTTCCGCAGCCATTTATTCTCGCTAATGTTAACCAAACAAACCAACAGCCTCAAGCAAACATTGCAGAGTTAGTCCCGATTCTGATTATTCTCCTACTGATTGCCACAGTTGTTGCCCTGGTGACACAGCGGCTTCGCGTTCCCTACGTCACGGGTTTAGTGTTAGCAGGTTTACCAATCACGGAGCTATTTTCTCGCCGCGTTGGACTCGATCCTATCCTGGTGTTAAATCTTTTCCTACCGATTCTCATCTTTGAAGCTGGCATCAATACAGATGTCAGGCGTCTCCGAAGCACATTTAAACCAATTGCCCTCTTAGCAGGTCCAGGGGCAATCCTTTCCTCTGCGATTATTGCCGTTCTGTTGAAATTTGGACTGGAGCTAGATTGGATACCAGCGCTATTAATTGGAGTTATTCTCGCAAACACTGATACGGTTTCCATGATTGCCGTCTTTAAGGAGATACCTGTACCCTCCCGACTTTCCACCATCGTTGAAGGAGAAACCCTATTCAACGATGCCGCTGCCCTCGTTTCATTTAACCTAATTCTGGCAGTGTATTCGACAGGTTCGCTCACCGTATTAGAAGGAATCCAACAACTGTTATTTGTTGCCGTGGGAGGCAGTCTCGTCGGCTTAGTCTTGGGCTACTTAAGCATCCCTGTATTTCTTCGTTTGCACGATCCCCTTAGCAGTCTCTTGCTAACCGTTGCAGTGGCATTAGGAACCTTTCAAATCGGGCAATTTTTAGGCGTATCTGGTGCTGTGGCTGTGGTTGTGGCAGGACTAATTTTCGGGAACGTTGGGCTTTCTCGCAGCACGTCTGCTTCCGATCGGATCGCGTTGTTGAGTTTCTGGGACTATGCCAGTTTTGCGGTCAATACCTTTATTTTTCTGCTGATTGGTGTAGAAATAAATCCGGTAACGTTCTGGAGGACTTTGCCAGCGGTTCTGCTTGCCGTTTTGGCTTACCAAATTGCGCGAGTTCTCACTGTATATCCGCTATTGGCTGGGGTGCGTTGGTTTGACCGTCCGATTCCATTGCGTTGGCAGCACGTCCTGTTTTTAGGTAATATCAAAGGCTCTCTTTCAATGGCTCTTGCCCTCAGTCTACCCACAACACTACCAGGACGAGAGCAGTTGATCGCTTTAGTGTTTGGTTCGGTGCTGATATCTCTGGTTGGGCAGGGGGTAAGTTTACCTTGGTTTGTTCGCCGGTTGCAACTCTCTCGCTTCTCAGATTCTCGCCAACAAATTGAGGAATTGCAAGCTCAGTTAATTGCTTCCAAGGCAGCTCAAGATGAATTGGATAGTCTCCTGAAAAAAGGGGTTTTGCCAAAAAGTGTTTATGAAGAAATGCGAGCCGTTTATCAGGTGCAAGTTGCTGGGGCAGAAAAAGCGCTGCGGAATCTTTATAATCGTCGTCCGGGACAATTAGTTGAAGGCGATCGCTCAAAACTTGACGCTATTCGACGACGATTACTCTTGGCAGAAAAAGGAGCGCTAAATGAGGCTATCCGGCAGCGAATTCTTTCTGAGGAAATTGTGCAAGGACGTATAAAAACGATTGATGAACAACTGATGAAACTAGAGGATGATTAG
- a CDS encoding tetratricopeptide repeat protein, with the protein MPSKKLSQQQKQISKLQPEIDTFLTINQQPLAELLTFIDFVDEKLTIGFVEINFAKDRDALIEILKHHPQCQEIQFAACNFSSPDLRFIRDAIVEELAEIKIEQNKKLVLIIVGLEHSIGMYGEYPPVLQDLNFVRDAFTTSVPHPILLFLPDYALTRLAKYAPDFWAWKVGIFQFKTAESTKDYAINTTLQSERILGSLEVAEKQERIDLLQRLLMEYSPYNHHGMLEENLLTRINILNQLGVAYRSLGEIKKAEDSLQEALRLTNDDENLTQIKASVLHELGILFANLGKIKQAIAYYQQSLEIKERIGDVQGKAATLHNLANIYADTGEIEQAIAYYQQSLEIKERIGDVQGKAKTLQCLGIIYADTGEIEQAIAYFQQSLEIFERIGDVQGKAATLHCLGIIYADTGEIEQAIAYYQQSLEIKERIGDVKGKAATLHSLATICANTGEIEQAIAYYQQSLEIEERIGNVKGKAATLHQLATICANTGEIEQAIAYYQQSLEIKERIGDVQGKAATLAMLGQLLALQEDSNTSLNYLQQSLDILQRLQSPNAEKVREAIARVQKLADA; encoded by the coding sequence ATGCCTTCCAAGAAGCTCTCGCAGCAGCAAAAGCAAATCTCTAAACTTCAACCGGAGATTGACACCTTTCTTACTATCAATCAGCAGCCCTTAGCTGAACTGCTGACCTTTATAGATTTTGTCGATGAGAAGTTAACAATTGGTTTTGTTGAAATTAACTTTGCTAAAGATAGAGATGCCTTAATAGAAATCCTAAAACACCATCCTCAGTGTCAGGAGATTCAGTTTGCAGCTTGCAATTTTTCTTCTCCCGATTTGCGGTTTATCAGAGATGCCATTGTTGAGGAATTAGCAGAAATAAAGATTGAACAAAATAAAAAATTAGTTTTAATTATCGTCGGTTTAGAACACTCGATTGGGATGTATGGAGAATATCCTCCTGTTCTCCAAGACCTCAACTTTGTCCGGGATGCTTTTACAACTAGCGTTCCCCATCCTATCCTGTTATTTTTGCCAGATTATGCTCTAACTCGTTTAGCCAAGTACGCGCCTGATTTTTGGGCTTGGAAAGTAGGTATCTTTCAGTTCAAAACAGCCGAATCAACTAAAGACTATGCAATCAACACAACACTTCAGTCGGAAAGAATTTTGGGAAGCTTGGAGGTAGCAGAAAAACAAGAGCGCATAGATTTACTTCAGCGTCTGTTGATGGAATATAGCCCTTATAACCATCACGGGATGTTAGAGGAAAATTTACTTACTCGCATTAATATTTTGAATCAGCTAGGAGTTGCCTATCGCAGTTTAGGAGAAATCAAAAAAGCAGAAGATTCACTCCAAGAAGCTTTGAGGCTAACTAATGATGATGAAAATTTAACCCAAATTAAAGCAAGTGTTTTGCATGAATTAGGAATTCTTTTTGCGAATTTGGGGAAAATTAAGCAAGCGATCGCTTACTATCAGCAGTCCTTAGAAATAAAAGAGCGCATTGGTGATGTCCAAGGGAAAGCGGCGACGTTGCACAATCTAGCTAATATCTACGCTGATACTGGGGAAATTGAGCAAGCGATCGCTTACTATCAGCAGTCCTTAGAAATAAAAGAGCGCATTGGTGATGTCCAAGGGAAAGCGAAGACGTTGCAGTGTCTAGGTATTATCTACGCCGATACGGGGGAAATTGAGCAAGCGATCGCGTACTTTCAGCAGTCGTTAGAAATATTTGAGCGCATTGGTGATGTCCAAGGGAAAGCGGCGACGTTGCACTGTCTAGGTATTATCTACGCCGATACTGGGGAAATTGAGCAAGCGATCGCTTACTATCAGCAGTCCTTAGAAATAAAAGAGCGCATTGGTGATGTCAAAGGGAAAGCGGCAACGTTGCACTCTCTAGCTACTATCTGCGCCAATACTGGGGAAATTGAGCAAGCGATCGCATATTATCAGCAGTCCTTAGAAATAGAAGAGCGCATTGGTAATGTCAAAGGGAAAGCGGCGACGTTGCACCAACTAGCTACTATCTGCGCCAATACTGGGGAAATTGAGCAAGCGATCGCATATTATCAGCAGTCCTTAGAAATAAAAGAGCGCATTGGTGATGTCCAAGGGAAAGCGGCGACGTTGGCAATGCTGGGGCAACTGTTAGCATTACAGGAAGACTCCAACACATCACTGAATTATTTGCAGCAATCCCTAGATATATTGCAACGTCTCCAATCACCCAACGCCGAGAAAGTGAGGGAAGCGATCGCTAGAGTACAAAAGCTAGCAGACGCCTAA